Proteins found in one Diorhabda sublineata isolate icDioSubl1.1 chromosome 9, icDioSubl1.1, whole genome shotgun sequence genomic segment:
- the LOC130449025 gene encoding uncharacterized protein LOC130449025, whose product MCLEAIRSGDLIQRAAEKRYTIPRSTIKNKRKETYTKNVERVRIFSDEEEHVFEQHQLKLNRIKMPDYGFPLVEIDFGYAVKSYLDKKGGHISFLKRHENLTLRISSNIKKVRAEVHVSLIENYIDNLKEEVEDVHPNNIFKYDETNLTDDPGNKKVIWKEGAKYVDNICNLSKSATSILMPGNAAGDLLSPYFIYRAKHLCSTWTENGPEGTRCNHSKSGWFDAVCFDDWFQLPGVENLDGPKVIIGDNLSSHMSLHVLKPCEKNNIRFVCVPSNSTHLTQPLPSLDQ is encoded by the exons ATGTGCTTAGAGGCTATTAGGTCAGGTGACTTAATCCAAAGAGCTGCAGAAAAAAGGTATACTATACCTAGATCTACGATAAAGAACAAACGTAAAGAGacttatacaaaaaatgtagaacgTGTAAGAATCTTTAGTGATGAAGAGGAGCATGTTTTCGAACAacatcaattaaaattaaatagaattaAAATGCCAGACTATGGGTTCCCTCTAGTTGAAATTGATTTTGGTTATGCAGTTAAAAGCTATTTGGACAAAAAAGGTGGACACATTT CCTTCTTAAAAAGACATGAAAATCTGACTCTTAGGATAAGTTCCAATATCAAAAAGGTCAGAGCCGAAGTACATGTTTCTCTCATCGAAAATTACATTGATAATCTCAAAGAAGAGGTTGAAGATGTTCAcccaaataatatattcaaatacgatGAGACGAACCTTACTGACGACCCCGGGAACAAAAAGGTTATCTGGAAGGAAGGAGCAAAATACGTGGATAACATTTGCAATTTAAGTAAAAGTGCAACATCAATATTGATGCCTGGGAATGCTGCAGGTGACCTCTTGTCCCCATATTTTATCTATAGAGCTAAGCACTTGTGTTCCACATGGACTGAGAATGGTCCTGAAGGAACTCGATGTAACCACTCTAAAAGTGGGTGGTTTGATGCAGTATGCTTCGATGATTGGTTCCAGTTACCAGGTGTTGAAAATCTAGATGGTCCTAAAGTTATCATTGGAGATAACTTATCTTCTCACATGAGTTTGCATGTGCTTAAGCCCTGTGAAAAGAATAATATAAGGTTCGTTTGCGTCCCTTCGAATTCAACACATTTAACGCAACCATTGCCTTCTTTGGACCAATGA